The region GGAACAAGCGGTTTTTGATGGCTTTGTTGGTGCTTTTCGTTCCGGCGTTAATTTGTATCATATGAGCTGGCAAGTAAAAGATCAGCCTGCTCAAGCGTTTGATGGCGTGTCGAGCGTGCCTTCTGCTACGGGTTTTCCCGCCGGTGGGAGTGATTTGTCATCTGCTGCTGAAGGTGACTGTGAAACGATTTGGCGAGATGTATTGGCCGATCAACCTGCGAATTTACCTTTCGTGAACTCTGTCGACGGTTGGTATAATTCGACACTGCAAGGGGATTGGGCACGCAATGCCGGTGCTATTGGCCGATTGCAGGAAACAAGTGATTTATTTTGCCACTTTGTTTATGTCGGCGCATTTAACAGCGGTGCGTTTAGTGGTCAAAGCGGTGCACGTGTACCTGTGATTCAATACAATGTGCAAACTGGTGCGGTACAAGCCTTAGAATGGCCTTTTAACCCTTAGTTGGCAGTTGATATTCGTCAGTGGTGTTAGCAACGTTGTAACTGGCTTGTTTAACGTGACGAAAATCAAACCTCATTGTGATACGACCAAAGTGTCACAGTGAGGTTTTAACGGTTTAATTACAGAGTCATGTACTAAGCAATGCATTAAGTAATGTACTGGGTGATGTGCTCGCTTATGAGCGCTTCACTGACTTTACGAAGCTGCTCACTGATTGGCCGTTACATTTTAATGAAGAAACGCGGTGACCAACAGCTTGCACACCTTCTTTTACCGCTTTCAAGCACAGTTGGCTTTCCATTGATTGGTTACCCGATACAACAACCGTTTTATGTGTTACCGCCGTTTTAGGTGCTTTAAGCGATGCCGCAAACTCCTTCAAGCTTACGCCGTTACACTGAGTACCGTTCAGCTGGCTTTTGTTCAGGCCCAACTGCGCCACCACCGCTTGATAACCTTGTTCTGCCGCTAGCACACAAAGGCTGGTTTCAGTGGATGTATCTTTGCCAACAAATTGAAGTTTTGCTGCAAAAGCCTGGCTACTTAATGTTGCTGTTACTAACGCCACTGCGCCGATAAATGTTTTCATCACTACCTCGCTATGAAAATGATCAGCCTGCGTCCTGTGGCTGTAAACACTTGTTGAAAAATGGCGGCGATTATATAGACAGAAGCTGGCAAGTAAAGCAGCGGGTCGATCAAAAAGTGCACTAAAACGCGCGGTAAACTCTAGGTTTTGTAAACCATAGTGAACGAAAGTTTTCGTTCACTTTTACGCTATGATTTATTCTTATGCTAAATCAATAGCCTAGGGGCGTGTTACTTTACTTGGGCAGGTCGTCCAGTCATTGAACCAATCCTTGGCAGATAGCGTCAGTAAGCGACTTATACCGTTAAAACTGTGTACATCTCTCGCGCTGAACTGCGGTTAATCGATAGGATCTAGGTCAAAATGCTTGGCGAGATGCAGTAGCCAGTGGCGGATCACTTGTTGCAGTTTGACGGCATTGTCTGAGCCTATCCATTCGCTTGGCGGTGAATTCTGGCTAACTTTTGCCATCAGTACATTGAGCTGATTGTCATCGACGCTGATAACGATCAGGTGTTTACTGCCAAGCTCTCCATACTTGATGGCTGCTGTTTGATCGTCATCTAATTGCCAGCCGACTAAGTGTTCTTGAGTATTTTTCGACAAAGTCTCAGGCAAGGTTTTAGGTAAAGCGCTTTCAGGCAAAAACTTGGCATTAAAATATTGCGGGGACACCAGCGTTAATTGGCAACTTGGGCTATGCGCTTCGTCGCCGTACCAATTGGCTTTTAGTGTTTCAAAGTTCGCCCAAGCTTCAATGCGCTCGAGATCGTGTTTAGTGATGTTAAGGGCATCAGAAACCTGCTGCTCGGCAGCAATACGAATGGGTAATTTCAAGTGCTGATGCTCCTTATATTTGGCTTTGGCGAGAGGCTAGCGTTAGATTTGCGACTTTAATTGATAGAGTAAATCAAGCGCTTGTTTCGCACTTAACTCATCAACATCTAATTGTTTTAGCGACTCTACCACAGGATGGTCAATATCCATTAAAGGCAATTGTTCAAACGCTTGTGGTTTCGTCGCCACTGTGTGTGCTTGCTGGTTTTCAAGCTCAGCTAAACGCTGTTTGGCACGGCTGATCACAGGCTTTGGAATACCCGCTAATTGCGCGACTTGTAAGCCAAAACTCTTACTCGCAGCACCTTCTTGTACGGCGTGCATAAAGATAATGTTGTCGTCGTGTTCAACGGCATCTAAATGCACATTCGCCAATGTCTCGATTTGTTCGGCCAATAGCGTTAATTCAAAATAGTGGCTCGCAAATAAGGTAAACGCTTTGGTATTGAGCGCCAGCATTTCTGCGACTGCCCAAGCCAGTGATAAACCGTCGTAAGTACTGGTACCACGGCCGATTTCATCCAGCAAAATCAAACTGCGCTCAGTGGCATTGTGCAAGATGTTAGCCGTTTCCGTCATTTCCACCATAAACGTTGAGCGGCCACTGGCGAGGTCATCAGAGGCGCCAATCCGGGTGAAAATGCGATCCACTAAGCCGATTTCGGCGCTGTCTGCTGGTACAAAGCAACCGATATGCGCAAGTAACACAATCAATGCGGTTTGACGCATATAGGTTGATTTACCGCCCATGTTAGGGCCCGTGATAATGAGCATTTCGCGGCTGTTATCAAATACCACAGGGTTGGCAATAAAGGCGTCGTTGGTCATTTGCTCAACCACAGGGTGACGGCCTTGCTCTATGTTGATGCGTTTGTCTTTGGTGAGTGTTGGCTTAACGTAGTTAAGTGACTCCGCACGCTCGGCAAAGGTATTGAGTACATCAAGCTCGGCAATGGCTTGCGCTAACGTTTGTAACTGCTCAAGCATAGGCATCACTTTGTCGAACAGTTCATCGTACAGGCGTTTTTCCAGTGCCAAAAAGCGGCTTTGCGCGGTCAGTACCGTTTCTTCGTGTGCTTTGAGCTCTTCGGTAATATAGCGTTCGTTGTTTTTCAGCGTTTGACGGCGGATATATTCCGCGGGCACTTGCGCAGCAGACGCTTTGCTGACTTCAATAAAGAAGCCGTGTACTTTGTTGTAACCCACTTTCAGCGTTTGAATACCCGTACGCTCTTTCTCACGGGTCTCAATTTCGGTCAGTAAATTGGTTGCGCCATCACTTAAATCACGCAATGTGTCTAGCTCTTGATGATAGCCAGGGGCGATTACACCACCATCGCGAATAAGCACTGGTGGGTTGTCGATGATTGCGCTGTTGAGCAGTGAAAACAGCTCGTCCAGTGGTTGAGTTTGCTGCGCTAATACGGCTAAATCAGTGGTGCTTGATTCGGCCAATAAGCTTTGCAGCTCTGGTAACTGGCCTAGGGCGTTGCGCAAGCGGGCAAAATCGCGCGGGCGCGCAGAGCGCAAGGCAACACGCGCGACAATGCGTTCAATATCGCCAATGTGCTTGAGTACCGTTTTAAATTCTGGATGCAGCTCATCGTTAATGATGCTCGCTACGGCATTTTGTCTGGCCGTTAACGCGGTTATATCTCTGAGCGGGAAGTGCAACCAACGCTTTAGCAAGCGTGAACCCATTGGCGTAGCAGATTTATCGAGCACTGAGGCTAAGGTATTTTCGACACCACCTTGCAAGTTATGGGTAAGCTCTAAGTTACGACGAGTTGCCGCATCTAAAATAACACCCGTTTGCGATGATTCCGCGACAATTGAGCGAATGTGCGGGAGGGCAGTGCGCTGACTGTCTTGCACGTAATTAAGCAAACAACCGGCTGCCATCAAACCGCGTGGTAGATCATCGACCCCAAATCCGGTGAGCTCTTTCGTATGAAACTGCTTGGTTAAAATACTGATAGCGGTGTCTAAGTCGTAATCCCATTCGGGGCGTCGGCGTAACCCTTTGTGCGCTTCAAGCAAGTGTTGGGCGCTAAAGTCTTCAGGGTACAACAGCTCTGCCGGTGATAACCGCTGCAACTCGGCTTGTAATTGTTCACCGCTGCTTGGCTCACTAATCACAAAGCGACCGCTGGTCATATCTAAATAAGCTAAACCAAAGCCTGTTTTGGCTTCGCTAATGGCGACAATCAGGTTGTCTTGGCGATCAGATAACAACGCCTCGTCACTCACGGTACCCGGAGTAACGATTTTCACCACTTTGCGCTCAACAGGGCCTTTACTGGTGGCGGGATCGCCTACTTGCTCACAAATGGCGACTGACTCACCTAATTGCACGAGTTTAGCGAGATAACTTTCGACCGCGTGGTAAGGCACACCGGCCATTGGAATGGCGTTGCCACCTGATTTGCCACGCGCGGTTAGCGAAATATCCATTAAGTCTGCCGCTTTTTTGGCATCGTCATAAAAAAGCTCGTAAAAGTCGCCCATGCGATAAAACACTAAGATATTTGGGAATTCTGCTTTAATTTTCAGATATTGGCGCATCATTGGCGTGTGTGCAGATAAATCGGCAGGCGCAGTGGTCATAAATTCAGAGATATTATTGAGACAAAATTGACGAGGATTATGCCACAAACCCCAGTATTCCCCTACTAGAGAATTACTGCTGAAAAGTACTGGTTAAAACTACTGGATAAGCTTTGAGCAATATTGTTGCATAAACAATAAAGTCTTTAGTAACAGTTGTTTGCGCTATATTTGAGAAATAATGATATTTAAAACTTGATACTGTACGAGCGTACAGTATACTAAGCGCAACTTAACAAATTCACGCTATCGTATTTATTGGAGCGATAAATGGACGACAACAAAGAAAAAGCACTCTCGGCCGCGCTTGGCCAAATTGAACGTCAGTTCGGTAAAGGTTCAATTATGCGCCTTGGTGAAAATCGCAGTATGGATGTGGAAACCATCTCTACGGGTTCACTAGGTTTAGATATTGCGCTAGGTGCTGGCGGCTTACCGATGGGCCGTGTTGTTGAAATTTATGGTCCAGAATCAAGTGGTAAAACGACGCTAACACTCGAAGTTATCGCAGAAGCACAGCGCAACGGTAAAGTATGTGCGTTCGTTGATGCCGAGCACGCGCTTGATCCAATTTATGCCGAAAAGCTTGGTGTGAACATTAACGACTTACTGGTTTCGCAACCAGATACTGGTGAGCAAGCATTAGAAATCTGTGACATGTTAACGCGCTCTGGTGCGGTTGACGTGATTGTGGTTGACTCGGTCGCAGCGTTAACACCAAAAGCTGAAATCGAAGGTGATATGGGTGACTCGCACGTTGGTTTGCAAGCACGTATGTTATCGCAAGCAATGCGCAAGTTAACGGGTAACTTAAAGCAATCAAATACCATGATGATTTTCATCAACCAAATTCGTATGAAAATTGGTGTGATGTTTGGTAACCCAGAAACCACAACGGGTGGTAACGCACTTAAATTCTACGCTTCGGTACGTTTAGATATTCGTCGCATTGGTGCGGTCAAAGCAGGTGATGAAATCGTTGGTAACGAAACTCGTGTTAAAGTAGTGAAGAACAAGATTGCACCACCGTTTAAGCAAGTGGAATTCCAAATTATGTACGGTGAAGGGATTAACAACCTAGGTGAAATCTTAGATCTTGGCGTACAAAACAAAATGGTTGAAAAAGCCGGTGCTTGGTATAGCTACAATGGTGACCGCATTGGTCAAGGTAAGGCAAATGCTACTAAGTACTTAAAAGAGCACCCAGAAGTGGCTCAAGAGCTAGACGGTCGTTTACGTGAAATGTTCTTGGCTAAGAAAACCGAAGGTGAAGCGGAAGCTGAAACTCAAGCTGAGTAATTGCTAGTATTAAATTGGCACGAGTCTGGATTATCTAGACTCTGCATTACTACCGCGTCATAGTAACGAGAAGAAATCCCGCAACTGCGGGATTTTTTTTGCCCGTGATAACCACCAGTTGAGCAACTTGTGCAACACAGCCGTTGAGTTAGATACCAAGTTATTTTTGTGGCCAGCCAATGGGGTAGATAACTTCAAGCGGAGTGCTTCTGATGCCATAGCTAAACGGGCGAACTCATACATTGCGGTACGGTAGTTATCGTTTCATCAGCTTAAATTTAAGCAATAAAAAACGCCACATTAAGCGGCGTTGTTTATAGCTAAAGAGCATCTGATTTACTGATATTCAAATGCCTTAACAACGCGATTGACACCGCCGATGTTACGGGCAATGTTAACGGCTTTATCTGCCTCATTGCGAGTGACTAAGCCCATCAAAAAGACCTCAGCATTTTCAGTGACGACTTTGATGTGATTTGCATCAACTTCATCGCTTTTAAACAATGCTGTTTTTACTTTAGACGTTAACCAAACATCATTTGTTTTGGTGGCAACAGACACTGTGTTGCCTAGTCGAATTTGGTTGTGAATCTGCACCACACCATTAACTGACTTCAACAGTTTTATTGCTTCATCGCGCAAATAGGTATTCGGTGCTTGGCCAACCACGAGAATGGAGCCGTTCATACTCGTGATTTGTAAATTCGTGTTGTCTTTAATGCCTTTGTGTTCAGCAAGTTTAGCGTAACTTTGCAGCTCAATACTTTGATCGTCAATTTGAGTGCCAACCGAGCGGTTGTCAGCAGCAACGGTGGCGCCACCAACAACACCAACCACAGCAGCTGCCACACAGCCTTGTAAAAGTGTTACCGCGGTTACAATTGCGGCGAGTTTATAAAACTTCACAGTAATTATTCACCTTGAGGAAATAGCGTTGTGTCAATAATTTCGCATAAACAGTGGATAACGAGCAAGTGCACTTCTTGAATGCGAGCGGTGCGCGGCGAAGGTACGCGAATTTCAACGTCGTTTTCACCTAACAAGCCTGCAATATCGCCACCGTCGCGGCCTGTTAAGGCGATAATTGGCATATCTCGCGCTACGGCTGCTTCAATTGCTTTGATAACATTTTTTGAATTACCACTGGTCGAGATGGCTAGTAACACATCACCTTCATTGCCAAGCGCTCTGACTTGTTTAGAGAACACTTCATCGTAGTGGTAGTCGTTGGCGATTGAGGTAATTGTTGAGCTGTCGGTGGTAAGGGCAATTGCCGGTAAACTTGGGCGCTCTGTTTCGTAGCGATTTAACAATTCAGAAGAAAAGTGCTGGGCATCGCCTGCTGAGCCACCATTACCACAACTCAGAATTTTTTTACCGTTGAGTAACGCTTGCACCATTACCATGCCAGCCTGTTCAATCGGCACTGCTAGCGCTTCACTCGCGGCAATTTTGGTTTGGATACTTTCGGTAAAGTTACTTTTGATACGCTCTAACATAAGAGTAATGGCTCCTTAAAAGGCATTTTTTAGCCAGGTTATATTCGGTTGTTCAATTGGCCCCTGCAGGGCGACCACATCGAAGCGACATGGCGTATTATATTCATTTAATTGCGCCTGTTGGAGATAAAAAGACGCGCAAAGTTTCAATTTTTGCTGTTTTGATTTGGAAATCGTCGCGATCGCGCCACCGTAATCCAGTTGTTTACGGTATTTTACTTCAATAAATACGATGCTCTCTCCGTGTTTGGCGATGATATCAATTTCACCGTATCGACTGGTAAAGTTACGAGCTAAACACGTTAAGCCTTGCTGTTTGAGATAGTTGGCCGCCAGTGTTTCTGTTTGGTCGCCAATGGATTTGGTCGTGAGGCGTTTAATCCATTGCAATGTGGCGCACGCTATTTTTGTAGTAGCGTCCCCACAACAAGGTACGCGTTAGTAATTGTTCATCAGTCAGCTGCAAGGTGCCCACTTGTCCGTAATGTCGAACATAGGGTTGCTGCTGCATCACAGTAAGTTTATTGACCAGTGCTAGCGAGTCGTAGCCCATAGCAAAAATGCGCTGTAAGCTGTCACTGCGAGTTGGAAACAATTGTTTAGCCACCTTTGCCAATGGTTTGTTTTGGGCTGGGCTCGCCAATAGCCACGGCATTTCGGTAAAGCTCATTCCCGCCAGATCGCGCGTGTCACCTTCATCAACAGCAGCACTGTGGCTACGGCTACTTGCGTAAATGGGAATAGTGTCGGCAAATGGGCTGATGCTTACGTCAATATGGGGTTTAAGTAGCCGTGTTTGCGTTGGTGAACCAACAAGGTAAATCATATCAATATCGCGGCGGTTACGTGTTTCCGCTTTGATGGTGTGTTTTATTCGGCTATTTAAATCATCAATACGCGCTTTACTTTGAAACACACCTAACGCCGATTTCAGCATAGTTTGCATTTTCTTACCTTTGCTAAAAGGCATGAGTTTAGGTTTGTAACCCGTAATACGCTGCCATTCATCCACAAACGCAGTGGCGATACGTTGGCTCACTTGATCTTGGTTGACCAGTACAATCGGCTTTTTATAGTCTTTTCGCGCCAGAGTTGCCGCCGCCTGAATAGCTTCGTCTTCTGGTCGCATAGAAAGGGCAAATTGGTTGTGCTTGAGCGTTTGCTTAGGAGCGACATTAAGCAACAAGGTTGGTAGGTTAAAATCGGGGTTCTCAAGGTAATTGTTCACTTGATCGCGCAGCAATGGGCCAATCACTTGATCAATTTCCAGCGCCTCGAGCTCACTAGCCAGTGTTGACCAATCAAGTGTTTGGGAATCAAAAAAGTGCAATTTTGGCGCGTTTTGTTGTTGGTATGCGGCCAAAATGCCTTGTTGTGCAGCACTACCCGCCGCCTGTTGGCGCCCTGACAAAGGTAAAATAACCGCGATGTGTTGTGCACCCAAGGGCATAAATTTTTCCGTTGCCAGTATCTCGTTCACTAGCCCATTGGCTGGATGCGTTGGAAACTGTCGACGCCACTGGCGCAGATAGCGATCAAAAGCGCTGACATCACCGCCAAAGCGATTCGCATACTTGGTCAACTGTAACCAGCCGCCTAAATAGGGGGCTTTACTTTCGCTAATCGTGGTTAATTGCCAAGGTGCTAGCTGCTGAAAGGCTTGCCACAAGATTTCAATATCTTGTTCGTTGGCCTGCGTATTGTGTGAAAAAGCAAATAATTGAGCATCCAGTGCTTTTACCGGAAAGACTAGTGCTCGATAGCTTGTTGCCGTTAGCTGATAAAAACGTGTGTCTAACCATTCGGTGTAGGTTTGAGCCTTTTGCAGCTGTTGCAAGGCTAATTCAGCCTGTGCCAGCTCAATTAAGGCATCAGCTTTTACTAACAGTAAACGATACTTCGATTCGCTATCTAATGCTTCCGCTTGCAGTTGATTTGCTAACCACAAGGCGTCGAGCGGTTTACTTTCCAACAGCAGCTGTTCGCTTGCCGTGACTAACGATGAAAGTGCCTGTGCGCCGCTTTGCTGTTTGCTCTGCGCAATAAAGTGCTCAGCATTAAGGTTGACTGGCGTTGGCAATGCCTCCGGTTGCGTTGTTTTGACGACGGCTGTTTTTTGCGGCGAGGCGCAACTTGCGAGCAAGAGCAGCAAACAAAAGATGCCAACAGGCTGAATACGCGATAACAGGTGACTTTCTGACTTCACTACAGGGAAATCCGTGGGTTTAAGTGTGAGTTTATAATAAACTTCATCCCAATGACTCTCAACTCTTGCGTACCCTTGTGAGAGATAAATAGTAAAGCGACCGATAAATGACAGATTTCCAAGTAGTGCCCGGCACTTTATATGTAGTATCAACACCTATTGGCAATTTAGGCGATATAACGCAGCGCGCTATCGACGTGCTTAGCCAAGTGGATTTAGTGGCTTGTGAAGACACGCGCCATACGCAAAAGTTACTGAACGCTTTTAGCATTAAAGCAAAGACTTTTTCGCTCCACGATCACAACGAACGCCAGCGCCAAGAGCAGGTCGCTAGTTGGCTTCAAGAAGGTAAGAGCATTGCGTTGGTGTCTGACGCGGGGACGCCGCTGATTAGTGATCCCGGTTTTCACATTGTTAACAGCTTAAAGCAACAAGACTTGGCCGTTGTGCCTGTACCGGGCGCTTGTGCTGCGGTTACGGCATTGTCGGTCTCTGGTTTAGCAACTGATCGCTTTACGTTTGAAGGTTTTTTACCGCCGAAATCGGGTGCTCGACAAAAAGTACTTGCAGCACTTAAAAACGAAACTCGCACTATGGTTTTTTACGATGCGCCAAGGCGTGCACTCGATACCTTAGAAGACATAGTGACGGTAATGGGCACCGAGCGACAAGTGGTGATTGCGCGCGAGCTCACCAAAACCTTCGAAACCATTAAATCAGACTCTGCGGGCAATTTTGTTGATTGGTTGCGCGCCGATCCGAATCAGCTCAAAGGTGAAATGGTACTGATGATTGACGGCTATCAAGCAGACCCTGATGCCATCTCACCGGAAGTGGAAAATACGTTAAAATTACTTATTAAAGAGC is a window of Thalassotalea euphylliae DNA encoding:
- the rsmI gene encoding 16S rRNA (cytidine(1402)-2'-O)-methyltransferase is translated as MTDFQVVPGTLYVVSTPIGNLGDITQRAIDVLSQVDLVACEDTRHTQKLLNAFSIKAKTFSLHDHNERQRQEQVASWLQEGKSIALVSDAGTPLISDPGFHIVNSLKQQDLAVVPVPGACAAVTALSVSGLATDRFTFEGFLPPKSGARQKVLAALKNETRTMVFYDAPRRALDTLEDIVTVMGTERQVVIARELTKTFETIKSDSAGNFVDWLRADPNQLKGEMVLMIDGYQADPDAISPEVENTLKLLIKELPPKKACAITAEIYGLKKNKLYDLTLAMKW
- a CDS encoding phosphoheptose isomerase, whose translation is MLERIKSNFTESIQTKIAASEALAVPIEQAGMVMVQALLNGKKILSCGNGGSAGDAQHFSSELLNRYETERPSLPAIALTTDSSTITSIANDYHYDEVFSKQVRALGNEGDVLLAISTSGNSKNVIKAIEAAVARDMPIIALTGRDGGDIAGLLGENDVEIRVPSPRTARIQEVHLLVIHCLCEIIDTTLFPQGE
- a CDS encoding YraN family protein, with translation MQWIKRLTTKSIGDQTETLAANYLKQQGLTCLARNFTSRYGEIDIIAKHGESIVFIEVKYRKQLDYGGAIATISKSKQQKLKLCASFYLQQAQLNEYNTPCRFDVVALQGPIEQPNITWLKNAF
- a CDS encoding prepilin-type N-terminal cleavage/methylation domain-containing protein — protein: MQIKKQSQGFTLIELVVVIVVLGILSAVALPRYINISRDAEQAVFDGFVGAFRSGVNLYHMSWQVKDQPAQAFDGVSSVPSATGFPAGGSDLSSAAEGDCETIWRDVLADQPANLPFVNSVDGWYNSTLQGDWARNAGAIGRLQETSDLFCHFVYVGAFNSGAFSGQSGARVPVIQYNVQTGAVQALEWPFNP
- a CDS encoding penicillin-binding protein activator, with protein sequence MKSESHLLSRIQPVGIFCLLLLLASCASPQKTAVVKTTQPEALPTPVNLNAEHFIAQSKQQSGAQALSSLVTASEQLLLESKPLDALWLANQLQAEALDSESKYRLLLVKADALIELAQAELALQQLQKAQTYTEWLDTRFYQLTATSYRALVFPVKALDAQLFAFSHNTQANEQDIEILWQAFQQLAPWQLTTISESKAPYLGGWLQLTKYANRFGGDVSAFDRYLRQWRRQFPTHPANGLVNEILATEKFMPLGAQHIAVILPLSGRQQAAGSAAQQGILAAYQQQNAPKLHFFDSQTLDWSTLASELEALEIDQVIGPLLRDQVNNYLENPDFNLPTLLLNVAPKQTLKHNQFALSMRPEDEAIQAAATLARKDYKKPIVLVNQDQVSQRIATAFVDEWQRITGYKPKLMPFSKGKKMQTMLKSALGVFQSKARIDDLNSRIKHTIKAETRNRRDIDMIYLVGSPTQTRLLKPHIDVSISPFADTIPIYASSRSHSAAVDEGDTRDLAGMSFTEMPWLLASPAQNKPLAKVAKQLFPTRSDSLQRIFAMGYDSLALVNKLTVMQQQPYVRHYGQVGTLQLTDEQLLTRTLLWGRYYKNSVRHIAMD
- the mutS gene encoding DNA mismatch repair protein MutS is translated as MTTAPADLSAHTPMMRQYLKIKAEFPNILVFYRMGDFYELFYDDAKKAADLMDISLTARGKSGGNAIPMAGVPYHAVESYLAKLVQLGESVAICEQVGDPATSKGPVERKVVKIVTPGTVSDEALLSDRQDNLIVAISEAKTGFGLAYLDMTSGRFVISEPSSGEQLQAELQRLSPAELLYPEDFSAQHLLEAHKGLRRRPEWDYDLDTAISILTKQFHTKELTGFGVDDLPRGLMAAGCLLNYVQDSQRTALPHIRSIVAESSQTGVILDAATRRNLELTHNLQGGVENTLASVLDKSATPMGSRLLKRWLHFPLRDITALTARQNAVASIINDELHPEFKTVLKHIGDIERIVARVALRSARPRDFARLRNALGQLPELQSLLAESSTTDLAVLAQQTQPLDELFSLLNSAIIDNPPVLIRDGGVIAPGYHQELDTLRDLSDGATNLLTEIETREKERTGIQTLKVGYNKVHGFFIEVSKASAAQVPAEYIRRQTLKNNERYITEELKAHEETVLTAQSRFLALEKRLYDELFDKVMPMLEQLQTLAQAIAELDVLNTFAERAESLNYVKPTLTKDKRINIEQGRHPVVEQMTNDAFIANPVVFDNSREMLIITGPNMGGKSTYMRQTALIVLLAHIGCFVPADSAEIGLVDRIFTRIGASDDLASGRSTFMVEMTETANILHNATERSLILLDEIGRGTSTYDGLSLAWAVAEMLALNTKAFTLFASHYFELTLLAEQIETLANVHLDAVEHDDNIIFMHAVQEGAASKSFGLQVAQLAGIPKPVISRAKQRLAELENQQAHTVATKPQAFEQLPLMDIDHPVVESLKQLDVDELSAKQALDLLYQLKSQI
- the recA gene encoding recombinase RecA, with the translated sequence MDDNKEKALSAALGQIERQFGKGSIMRLGENRSMDVETISTGSLGLDIALGAGGLPMGRVVEIYGPESSGKTTLTLEVIAEAQRNGKVCAFVDAEHALDPIYAEKLGVNINDLLVSQPDTGEQALEICDMLTRSGAVDVIVVDSVAALTPKAEIEGDMGDSHVGLQARMLSQAMRKLTGNLKQSNTMMIFINQIRMKIGVMFGNPETTTGGNALKFYASVRLDIRRIGAVKAGDEIVGNETRVKVVKNKIAPPFKQVEFQIMYGEGINNLGEILDLGVQNKMVEKAGAWYSYNGDRIGQGKANATKYLKEHPEVAQELDGRLREMFLAKKTEGEAEAETQAE
- the dolP gene encoding division/outer membrane stress-associated lipid-binding lipoprotein, translated to MKFYKLAAIVTAVTLLQGCVAAAVVGVVGGATVAADNRSVGTQIDDQSIELQSYAKLAEHKGIKDNTNLQITSMNGSILVVGQAPNTYLRDEAIKLLKSVNGVVQIHNQIRLGNTVSVATKTNDVWLTSKVKTALFKSDEVDANHIKVVTENAEVFLMGLVTRNEADKAVNIARNIGGVNRVVKAFEYQ